One segment of Thermostichus vulcanus str. 'Rupite' DNA contains the following:
- a CDS encoding SDH family Clp fold serine proteinase, translated as MDWGSLFWIFLIFSSLQPLLDRRVQEFRRLMAIRELEQKRGSRVILLIHRQESISFLGIPVSRYISIEDSEQVLRAIRLTPP; from the coding sequence GTGGATTGGGGCAGCCTATTTTGGATTTTCTTGATCTTCAGCTCTCTGCAACCGCTGTTGGATCGCCGTGTGCAGGAGTTCCGTCGTTTGATGGCGATTCGGGAACTGGAGCAAAAACGGGGCAGCCGGGTGATTTTGCTGATTCACCGCCAGGAATCGATTAGCTTCTTGGGGATCCCGGTTTCCCGCTACATCAGCATCGAGGACTCGGAGCAGGTCTTACGGGCGATTCGACTGACCCCACCCA